The genomic region AGCGTATACATACATAAAAAGTGAACATTGTCAGGGAAATAAACATAAAAAGATATAAACATGTATACATGTTTTACAATTAAACTATTGTTGTAACGCCTGTAGCCTCAAGGTTTGCTGAAATAGTAGATATTGTGACAGCGTCAATTTTAGTCGAGGTCGCAAAAGTCTCGAGAAAACGGACGTTATGACAGACGTCGTAggataattatattataatacacAATAAGGACAATTACAGGAACTACGCCCGTTGCAACATTGTCTGTGTGATTCTCCACTTAGAGAAATGTTTGTAACTGTAATCACACGTAGATAGGTGTCCAgtgtttcttataacacaaCTAATATTTAGAAAAATAATGGAACCATACTTATAGCGGGTAAACTTGAGCATTCTTGTTATAGATTGTACAATGCCGACTTATAATTAGACGTATTTAACCTGAAGCAATTTCACTTTTATAAaactatattatatatttagcgAATACTATTCCGTTTATATCGAATTATTTTAcgtttaacttttaaattaccaGACACATTTTGTTAGACGTTTATATTAACGTAGAAAAGATATGAAATAATATATTTTCTGTTAACAAAAATAGAAATGTAGGCACTTTTCTATCTATTTTCCTGCTAATTTTCATTTCTGACGTAAAGGGATTATCAATTTTGTGAGTACCTGTgaatagtatttaatatttttattaaatatgttgAATTAATATACTAtctcttaaaaaaaaatattttttccaTACAAACTATTTGCTACTTGACGCTTACACATTTATTTTATTTGAATGTTCATGCTAGGAAAGTACGCTATATATACAGCTTAATAAAGaatttgtttaacatttaatGTAACAAATCATacgtaaatatttaaaaaatcttTCGTGTATGTAAACTATAAATGGTATCAATTGTTATTgatattaaaaagaaaatacgaTGAATATTGAAACAAACATCAACAAttatatcatatatatatacacaacaAAATATAATTTAACAGTAAAATTTGCAAAGATAAGGCAAAAATACTTTTATATCTCGTATAAGGAAACAACTATATTCTGTGAACAAATATAATTGCTGAAACCAGAATAATCTGTTACTTTGTAAATAAAAAGGATCTTAAAAAGATATGAAAatagaaagaagaaagaaatatttttttgtGTGCATCTGTATGTGAACAAATATAATGTTAATGCTCAAGAAACAGTGGATGAGAATTGCATCACGTGGCGATTCAGCAGAAATACAGACCTTACGTGTGCCAAGGGCCCAGAGAGAAACAGCCTCCTGAGCACTTAATAAACTTTGGCTACGATCGGCTgaaatgtgaggttcaggcgaGTAACTTGTGTCCTGGAGTGTGAGCGGCGACCAAAAAAAGTGGCACATTATTAGTATACGAGATTTGTGAACAGAGATGCACAGAATGTGAAGCACGAACAATAGTGATTTCCAATTTGTGTATCctttttatttttatgtatctttagattctcatttatattctaatatattactaattttattttaaattattacATATTTCAGCTACAAAAAAAGACGTAATTTCTATAATATGTAACAATTTTATATCGATAAGCTTTGAATTTatgaaattataaaaatattcagAATAATCTTCGATTGCCATTAAATggcaaattaaaaaataatgatAAACGAAAATAATTTACCATTTTGAAAATCTTCAAATATTTCATATTACATACCACGCTGAAAATTTCACAAAATTCTTTACTTATTGTACTATGAAGGATATCTTAATAAACCCACAGTATCCAAATATCTGCATTTAAATATTGTATAAGAAAATTTAGTGGAGTTCAAAGCTCAATGAAAAAATTCTTTAAATGTTCCGAAAAACACGACTTCGACGATGATTTTCGATATGATTCATTCAATAGGATTTACCTATAATAAATATCGGTGACCGAAGAATACGAAAAAAATAAGTATAGAAAAAATTTTATCTTGCATTGCTTTCTCTCCCAAATCATACAatcatattataaatatatttcaacaaaattaaaaaacaaaatagGCATTTAGGTCGTGTTTTGCTGGGACATTCTAAAGCAAGAGAATGTTGGAAAAAGCAATGTGATGAATAGATAACATCTCTACAGACAAtacataaaatattttttatgtaataaaatacatattttaaaataaaaaataaaactgaCTTTAGTATTATGTAcagtaattatttaatattttattgttattaataaaccttatattaattaattgtaTATTTTAGTTTTATTATTCAAATCGTAATAATTTTAGTATGTTGTGTATTAATATGAAGTTCATGCTATTTTATATCGCTATGTAGGTAAGATTTCAATTGTAAATGATATCAAGCATAAAGATCCTTACTCTTCCATTCTTAGCGTGTGATGTGTATAATATTATTATCATAATATTAACAACACATAAATATAATGGAATAAACGAAAATGTGTATAGCCAAAATAAAAACATTTACCTTGATATTTTCTAACTCTGCCTGTGTAATAGTTAATTGCTGAAGTAACTCTGCAACAGTGACCTTTGGTGATGTTTGATGTTGAATTATCTGTAATTGAACGTAtacaaaaattataaaaaagaGAATTTACATATGTTCGTATGTAAAATGACAATAAATTCGTAATTATGTTGTATATCATACCTGATCGGCTTGTTCTATACGTGCAGCTTCTTGACCTTTGGCATACATTTTCAGGTACATTTGTTTATTcctctcttcttgttcacttaaCAAAGTCTTTTGTTCGGAGAGTTCCGCTTTCACAGCTTCTAATTCCGCTTCTAATTCTCGAGCTCTAGCTTCTGCTGCATCAAAGGAAGGTCTTACTTCGCAATAACGGGTATTTACTTCAGCCAATTGATTCAGTAAACTTTCCACCTGAAATTCATAACCATTCGTTGTAAATTTTATGTGAATTTTGTTCTTATCaagtttattaaaaatatatatccacgaaactatgatAAAAAAAACTCTGCAACTGCTCTGACCTATCATATCATCGCGCAACAACTTAAGAAAGTTTTCTGTTAGGTCTACCTTGTCGTTATGCTTCTGTTTCAGTTCTTGAAGTTCGTCAATGTGTCTACGATGCATCTCTTCAATTCTATTTTCATAAAGATTGACCAACTTGCGTCTATCTTCGTCCCTTTCCGGTGTTTCCGCGGCCGATCTTGGGAACGCATCAGGGGTACTATCTTCCGGAATTTTACTAGGAGTCGTCTCGATATGAGTAGTTTCTACTTGCACCTCTGGTATGTACACAGAATCTTTCGAATGGACGGAACCGTCTTCGAAGTGACCCGAGTCCGCGAGCGATGAGGGCAGATCAGAGGGGGCACGTTTCTCTAAACTTTCTGGGCTCGCGACCTTCTGCATGACACCCTCATCCGGTAAATCTTTGCTTGGAGACTCTGGTGAAAAGGGATTACTTTCGCGTACGGTGAGAGCATCGCTACTGTCCGTTCTCTCGTCTGGACTATTTAGAGAAGCTTTATATAATCTTAATTCCACTACTTCCTTCGTTAATCGAAAGATTTCTTGATCCTTCTCCTCAATCTCCTTTCTTGCTTCCTTTAACAAAGCCTAAACGAAATACGATTTTGATAATCCGACGTATCTTTTACTACTGCTGTGTCGTGGGAAGAAAACATTGTTAAGATTTCAATGACAAATTTTTTAATGAGACTGACAAGATAAAGGTATCAGCATAATGTTACATGAAGCTTCCCAACTCTTACTTGAAATTTCCTAACTTGTCTAGCTGCTCTTTGGGTAGGTGTAAGGTATTGTTCATTGTCACCGGTGTGGTTCGAACAATGAACAACGTACTTTCGCGATCTACCCGACCACGTGGTACCGTTAAGGGCAAACGTAGCATGTTCGCATGCGCTTGCGGTACTGCAGGCACTTCCGTAACTTTTTACACTTTCCGCATCGCTGTCATCGGCAATCCCAGTGTTTGATCCTCCGGAGGCCGCGTGTCCAGGTCGCGGCCTCGCCGGGGTCAATGAAAGGCTCtacaaaagaaaagaaaaacgaatGATAACTTAATAGAAAGTAAACCGAACATTGTCTTAATCGTTGCGGTTCattgaaaataataatatacttGGAGTAATCAGAGtgtgaattcttcttaaatggtGCAAAGTATTGTTAACAACGATTGAACGCACAACAAAAGAGGGTTAAACATGTCGATTGATTAATGCATCGAGAAAATTATAAGTACGTATAGAAAGTCATAATTAGTTCGTAAGAATTAGTGGTGTTAACGAGAAAATTAATATCGATAGCAGTTAAGATAAATTACTTATATCACGCATCTACAATTTCTATCTCAGgtaatttttaatttacaaGGTTTTTACTTAAATATGTAAGTTCCTTTACTGCAATCACGTTATTCTGTTAAAATTTAGGAATAAAATATTTATGGTGTATAATTGCAACCAGAGGATTAAAGATAGACAATAGCTCATCGGTTTAATACCTGGCTGACCTAAGGGTGATTTACCTTAGGCTGTAAGCGGAAGCTTGCTTGCGCGTTGACTAGGAAGTCTGCTTTGAAAGTAAGGTAAAACTAAAGACCCCCAGAAAGATATGACACTCTTCTTTAAAGACGAGAAGCTTGCGGAATCTGCACGAGAACATTTTTCAAATAAGTGCagctatattttatatattgaaAATTACAAATTTGGATAAAGTATGTGATCTCCAACAAATGTTTCGATCTCAAATAAAACTTCACATACCATTACTTTAAAGTAAAAAATATTGATTGAAACTTTAATTTTTGCCTAGCAGAATTTTTGAAATATGTCTCATTGATTTGTTGTGAAACAAAATTACATGTTTCGTATAGTATATAGCCGAGCATTCAGAGAATTTTCATTAAATACATGTAACAAGTATAATGTTTAAAGCTTATACCTTCATCTCAGTTTAATAGACAAGATAATCTATGAATCGATCATCACGATTCTTAAGTTGGTTCTGACaatttaacaagaaagtgtTCCAGATGAAGAGTTCATTAATGCAACGGAAACTTTCCAAAGTATCTTTTATTCATATCAAACTGGATGTTTTTTAAGGAGCTTTGTATTTTATTTTCATGGTTTTAAATAATAGGAAAAAACAAATTTAAGTTCTAATATTTATTGCATAATTTTGTATACTTTTGATACAATATGCACcaatttttttttgtatttttctccGATAAGCATCGTGCATGTACGGAAAATTGAACAAGCTGTTAAGTCAGCGTTGAAAGAGGAACAACTACGATAATTTTTATCACGTCGCAGATTCGTAAAACGATAATTCGATAAAAGCATAAATCGTTCTCGATGCCAATATAATAGATTAGAAGCCTTTCGCGATCGTCTCCTGCTACTTCTACGTCTGACAAAGGGTAGTCGGAAACGGCGTTACGTCTGTGGGTATTGAAGCGTCGATAAATACCAAGTACGATCGGTTTTCTCGTCGCACTGTGATCCAAAAGTAACGAGGATGTTTCATCGGCGTCAGTCGACGCACAGTTTGCGAAAAGGTCAGAGTGCCTCCATATTTCGTTGTCTATTCTTTTGAACCCACTTGAATCTAGATACGTACAATTAATAACTTAAATTCTGCCTAGCTGAGCACCAGACATCTTTTCATGCCAGCACGTGTCCCTTTTGTCTTTATGTCCATTGTTTCGTAGAAAAGCGGTGCATACAGTGACGGACAAAAAAGAACGTTTAAATATAAGCGATACGATAAAGTGCACGCGTATACACACAcaattagtttttttttttttaaatgtacaCGTACATTATACGGAACAATAAAAACGAAGGGAAGTGTACGCGGTATAGAAGAGTAGCAATATTAAACTTTCTCCTACTCGTCACTGAACATAAAGATCGTAACTTATGTATCTGGCTCGAAGAAAATGGAAGGGCATTTATTCAATTTGAGAACAAGATATCGATAGGAAACGTCTAGGAAAAGCTGATTCTGTTTATCGCGTTATTTGAATAATTTCAACCTTATAGGATGCACGTTCCCGGAAATACTTTATTTCTTTCCTATACTTCTTGTATCTACAGTTTCTGGAAAATATTCTCTCTTCCACGATTCTATTTCTATACTTCgatattttattttttcatattacttaaaaataaagTTTAAGGTTAATTAAGTTTAAAGTAAATACTGAAATACTGAACGACGAGTGAAATATCATTCGACGAATATTACGTGTAACGCAATGTTCTGTGAAAGTACTTACAGGTCCCAGGTTTAATAGAATCTTTCACGTTAGACGTGTCTTGTTCCATATGTATAACGTTTACGTGCAACGAAAGAAAATACTTTAAACAAGTGCTTTACATTTACTCTGGAATTTTACGACCAAAAATATATTTACGCATATAGACTTCGCGTATGCAATCATTTTCATTATTTACATGAATTTTATGAATACTAATGTAACCACGTACTTTGCCCCTACCGATACGTATACGAACtgataaatttttattattcttctCCAATGAAAGATTCTAGTGCACCTCCTTCAGTGCGCACCTATCTCTACCCTTacatcctttctttcttcctctccaCCATTCTTCACTTTTAATAGCTTTACACAGCTAATTACATTAGAACGGAAAGCAGCTTGAACGTATAGTCAATAAGATGGGATTCTCAGCAGGTATCTGGGGTCCGCATCGAACTAAGTGTACCGCGTAATATTGCGGAAGAGAACGTAAGATAACCGATTACGGGGCGTCTTTTGaaaacaaaataatgtaaacaagGCATTGCGATCATTCCAGGGAGGCGTTAATACTCACGAGGGAACGTTGACGGGGTGATTCGGTTCCATTCTCCGTGATGACTGGGAATGTGTGATGGCCCAGGTGATGGTGTTGCTGTTGGTGGTGCAGGACGTTCGGGCGACGGCACTGTTGATAAGGTCTGCTCAGAGCCGCGGTGACCGCGGTACTGGGTGGTGTTGGTGGGTGATTTGGTAAAACTCGTTCACCACGCATGCGCATACTGGCCGAACGACGCAGACCTGTAGGCGAGGGACGTGGAATACGGGAATCCCACGAACAGGATACCGAGGATACCGAGGGTGACGAGACCGTACACGGTGCGTTTCCTGTCGTGTAAACGGCGCCGTTACCGGCATTGACCTTGATCGGGCTGTTGTTGTCAGTACGTGTTGTTGACTCTGACGGTGCCAATTCCGTCAAGCCTGGCTCGCCGATACTTGCATCGGTCGAGGAGCTCGAATGCATCGATTGCGGAGAATGCAAGGACCTTTCGCTGCCATGACGAGCCATGATGTTGGTCTaacttatttcatcgcttcgttcgTAATTCCTGCGGGTGAAAAGCAGATTTCGTTTCAATTGCgatcctttcaaaataattctGACGAAGATACGAGTTTTTTAGAATTATACCAGCAAAATCGATTTCTCTTTCTGTATTTATGACACGACTTAAGAGTTTTGTCTTTTTCAAAAAAATGCACAATTAATTCTTGCCTCTACCATTTAATGACCGCAAAAGTAAAGTCGATATCTTTATTAGTTTCTGAGAAAGCAACTTGTAATACTTTAATTGAATCATCCTGTATAAAAATGCAGCAAACATGTATATGTGTATGTACTGTAAGGGTATTCAACTTAGAAAAGTAACAAGAAATGAGAAAGTGATTAATTAGTTTGCAGAATATGTAAAATGTGTGCAGACAAAATATGGAATACATATGCGTACGGAATGCAGGTACCTACTACAAAATATATAGAATTAAAAGTATCTTTACATTTCTGTAATGATAAAACAAATGTTTGTCTAGATACATCATAGCAATCAATTAATTCTTTAAAGAACGATATGCACTTGCACAAATATTCATAATCTGATTGTCATACAATACTCAATCTTCTTTTAGCGATAAATTACTTATTTAGAAATAAAATATCAGTTTGCTTATCATTTTTATTTCGAGAGTAGTTCACATGAATCATAACGAATAAAGTATTTTCACAGACAACATTTAACATGTATAGCCATGTTTACGTTTAGCAGAACGAAGTACCaccatttgtttaatttttctttaaaaaatgGGTCCTTAaattcgcaaaaatcattgtagaGACAATACAGCTATCGTATAAGAAATGATATCGTCACTCATAATATCTCGCGAAGGAAATACGGGTATTTGTTGGCAATGAACTGACCTAAATAACAGCCAAGGATCTGTAGAAAGACATGCTACGATTGCAGCATCGTATGAGTAACGTTTAACAGAAGAGAAGTATTTTTGTGAATTGAATCGTGAACAATTTTTACATCAGACTGCGAGAAAATAAGTATCAAAAATTCTAGGAATTTAGAGATATTAATTGCGGATTTTTGAATCAATCATATATATAAATTGTTTAATCGACACTAATTGTTTCGTTAACAAAAATAATTTTTCGTTCTTTTAATCaacgagaaaataaaaaatatatattgtaaGCTATTAGAAAAAGAACCAAAAGTACCGGCACACCAGTATATTTTTATACAAGTTTGAATGTTTGCTGGTACcgtaatatttaaataaaaattatatctgtctaacgagagaaaaaaatacttacatttaatataaatattaaatgcACATAATAGCACACGTAGGATATTGTAATGTGCCTTTTTATTTCAACGAATATTTTTTCACCTAGACATTAAGTGTAAGAATCTAAACCGCTGTTAAACGGGATCATCCATGGCTACAATACGAGAACTGATGTATAGTTTGTTCACGTTTCAAGATTTCCATTCAAAAGCCGGAAACTCGCTACAATTTCACGGTGCACCCAACTGCACTTGCATTCGCTTGTAGAGAATGAGGCAGCGGTgcgaaaatattaattaaaagtaGAATTTAACTGCGATGCTTGCACGGACTGTAGCTAGTGTTGATCTATCTTACGAGTATCAAGCGAATACTGGCTTAAGTTTCTATAACAAGAACATTGTTTTAATATCTTTGATTGGTGGACGGTATTAATTCCTTCTCAGCTATAAAGTAAAGAATCAATATAGTCTCGAATTCTTATTACGTAGTTTCAGTCTTTTGTATGCACACAGTATATATTGAAAACTGGAACTTATCAACAAAATTTCTTTATTTCTTGATAAAAAAGTTTGTCAACTTGTATATCTGGCAATTTAAAGTATTCTTAACAACTTATAATGTATGTACAGGCTGTACCATGCGAAGTATTACGATCTGTGTTCACCAACATGGCTGCAGATATGAGTTTTTTAGTCGATATCTGCAGTCAGTTTAGAGAAAACAGCTTGTAATTAAATAATAACAATTGCCAAATGATGTCAACTACTGATAAACAAATTTGCATCGTCAGTTGTCGAACCAATATTGAGGAAAAATCAGATATCCGAAACCTATATTCTGCAATATGTTTTACTATACGCCTTCAACGCTTTGGGTCGAAGCGGCACTTTCGATTTTCTATTCTGATTCAAAATATTCTGTACAGTTCTAGTCTTTGCCGCTAGATGTTCTACTATTCCTTCCGTTTCTCGGCAATGATTGAGGATGCTACCCTATATCTATTTTTGCATCCAAAATATCTGCGATAAGAATCATCTGTAGCAACCTCACTTGATGAGCCTAACAGACGATCTCAAAACGAGCCGATTTCTATTCTTCCTCTTTTTCCCACCATCTAAAAGTCCTTCCTCAATACATAAGCTTTTTTTTATCTTTCTATGTAACACACTACCGTAACACATAGTCTGCCGGAAATGAGGCGAGATTATTTAATGTTGGGAATTCTCCCTCCTACCATCTTCTCTACATCTTTCTACCTATTCATCTGCCCATCTATTTATCTGATAGTAGACTTACAACAAAACTTTGTAATAGTAATGTAAATTACTTAATATATGCAACGTAATTACTGAAAAACTATTTCTGTTTTACAATATTGAAAACAGTTAATAAATTCCTCCGGTTGCTTAATTTATGTGATCATGCGCGCCGACATTGCTGTTTATTGTTTCAAACATAGTCTGAATAGAGAGTAGCTCACGCGAAAATAGGGAAATTCAAGTCCTCGTTTCGCTTACTCCGAGATTGTTTTAAAAAATACAAATCGTCAAAGTTGACAGTTTCTATTGATTTCAACAGAAGTTGAACTTAAACTAGTTTGATAATAAATGACTTCACGTAGTGATACGTTCGTAGAGCTATCAAGAAAATGAAAATGTTGACACAAGTGATTGTAAGTGTAAAGCTAAATATCACTGGTTCACGATCATGATCACGAAATCGTGACTTTGATAACTGTGAAaagtttttattttctttttatctaTTTTAAGTTCACTTATAtgcttttgctttttttttaagtttataGATAGCTATGGAGAAATAAAGCATAAGGATAATGTGATACAAAAACTGAACCTATATGTTTTCAAAATGTTCCTTAGGATCAGGATATAAGGTATACAGTAATATATCTTTAAAGCTGCGTATATACTGGCGAATAATtcgcgaacgctatttcgtaaacAATGTCTATAAGTAATTCGAAAACTTTCTATAATCACATATTACGCGAACAGTTTTAAGTCAATATATGAAAACCGATTTCTCGAAAATTCAATTTCTATTATGTTCGTGAACAGTTTATAAATGTCGATTTACGCATATATTTAGAAACGGAGCTCATTATTTTGAACAGTTCAGATGTTACTATATATCTTTGATACCTTCAACATTATAGTCTTTCATATGCTTGAAAGATGTCTCTGCACTATCTACAATAAACATTTAATTTGTATATTTATCTAGCTTTGATTCTTTATTTCTAGTATCAATCCAAAATAAATTTGGCATCACTAATTTTTCttacaaaaatattaaataaggtTCTTTGCCAGTGAATTATAAATAAGCGCTGCACTGTCCGAATTTCTCTTAGATATATTTAATAATGTTTATCTTTCATAACACCTGCCATTTAGATTAAtcttttacttagaatataagCTTTGCGTATTTCTTATCATGTTTCTGCAACACAAGGTTAACGCAATTCCGGTGAAAGGTAAAGTAACTTTTTAATAAATACATTTACACAATACAGCAACATTTAGATTACGAAAGTATGAAGAATGCGGAATTCATAAAGAAACTTCGGTAACTGGAGAATTTCGATTTCATTTGAACCGTGCGAATCTACTATAGTTTTACCACTAGATATACAGGAAAGTAGAGGAAAATCTTCGTGCACCTAAGGGATGTTTTCACCCTAAAGAACCGAAGCATAATAAACAATATACTTGTCATAAGGctctctacaaatatgcaaagttttaaAGAACTTGAAATTTACCGAAATTCAGTTAGATGTATGGCGCAGCGATGGCGCGCTCATTTCGAGAATTTGTTGCTATTAATATTTGTTCAAGTTTAACTGAAATACATGCGATTTCGTGCCATCATATTGCACTCGACCAATATAAATTAGAGCAGGGAAAGGTCTATTGGAATAAAATAATCGATCATTTGGTGTCCTATTTCAAGAACATGCTGCGGCATTATGCAGCGTTCCCATTATCTTTGAAATTTGTCGAAACAATACTGTTTGTTCGACTACATGTCGCTTTGATTTACATCTACGTAAATACATATGGTGAGCGTGAGGCTATTTAAATTTCCATCTGGCATTTCGTCCTTTTAAAAAAGTGAACTTC from Xylocopa sonorina isolate GNS202 chromosome 2, iyXylSono1_principal, whole genome shotgun sequence harbors:
- the Qtc gene encoding GRIP domain-containing protein quick-to-court isoform X2 produces the protein MARHGSERSLHSPQSMHSSSSTDASIGEPGLTELAPSESTTRTDNNSPIKVNAGNGAVYTTGNAPCLRRSASMRMRGERVLPNHPPTPPSTAVTAALSRPYQQCRRPNVLHHQQQHHHLGHHTFPVITENGTESPRQRSLSLSLTPARPRPGHAASGGSNTGIADDSDAESVKSYGSACSTASACEHATFALNGTTWSGRSRKYVVHCSNHTGDNEQYLTPTQRAARQVRKFQALLKEARKEIEEKDQEIFRLTKEVVELRLYKASLNSPDERTDSSDALTVRESNPFSPESPSKDLPDEGVMQKVASPESLEKRAPSDLPSSLADSGHFEDGSVHSKDSVYIPEVQVETTHIETTPSKIPEDSTPDAFPRSAAETPERDEDRRKLVNLYENRIEEMHRRHIDELQELKQKHNDKVESLLNQLAEVNTRYCEVRPSFDAAEARARELEAELEAVKAELSEQKTLLSEQEERNKQMYLKMYAKGQEAARIEQADQIIQHQTSPKVTVAELLQQLTITQAELENIKDTSYSPEPHISADRSQSLLSAQEAVSLWALGTRKAMYRRIIEARNNQGALDPEITLQFLKSAIYYFLTDKENHHRHLTAIESILGFTETEKHNIDKMYRSTRK
- the Qtc gene encoding GRIP domain-containing protein quick-to-court isoform X1, which codes for MARHGSERSLHSPQSMHSSSSTDASIGEPGLTELAPSESTTRTDNNSPIKVNAGNGAVYTTGNAPCTVSSPSVSSVSCSWDSRIPRPSPTGLRRSASMRMRGERVLPNHPPTPPSTAVTAALSRPYQQCRRPNVLHHQQQHHHLGHHTFPVITENGTESPRQRSLSLSLTPARPRPGHAASGGSNTGIADDSDAESVKSYGSACSTASACEHATFALNGTTWSGRSRKYVVHCSNHTGDNEQYLTPTQRAARQVRKFQALLKEARKEIEEKDQEIFRLTKEVVELRLYKASLNSPDERTDSSDALTVRESNPFSPESPSKDLPDEGVMQKVASPESLEKRAPSDLPSSLADSGHFEDGSVHSKDSVYIPEVQVETTHIETTPSKIPEDSTPDAFPRSAAETPERDEDRRKLVNLYENRIEEMHRRHIDELQELKQKHNDKVESLLNQLAEVNTRYCEVRPSFDAAEARARELEAELEAVKAELSEQKTLLSEQEERNKQMYLKMYAKGQEAARIEQADQIIQHQTSPKVTVAELLQQLTITQAELENIKDTSYSPEPHISADRSQSLLSAQEAVSLWALGTRKAMYRRIIEARNNQGALDPEITLQFLKSAIYYFLTDKENHHRHLTAIESILGFTETEKHNIDKMYRSTRK
- the Qtc gene encoding GRIP domain-containing protein quick-to-court isoform X3 — protein: MARHGSERSLHSPQSMHSSSSTDASIGEPGLTELAPSESTTRTDNNSPIKVNAGNGAVYTTGNAPCTVSSPSVSSVSCSWDSRIPRPSPTGLRRSASMRMRGERVLPNHPPTPPSTAVTAALSRPYQQCRRPNVLHHQQQHHHLGHHTFPVITENGTESPRQRSLSLSLTPARPRPGHAASGGSNTGIADDSDAESVKSYGSACSTASACEHATFALNGTTWSGRSRKYVVHCSNHTGDNEQYLTPTQRAARQVRKFQALLKEARKEIEEKDQEIFRLTKEVVELRLYKASLNSPDERTDSSDALTVRESNPFSPESPSKDLPDEGVMQKVASPESLEKRAPSDLPSSLADSGHFEDGSVHSKDSVYIPEVQVETTHIETTPSKIPEDSTPDAFPRSAAETPERDEDRRKLVNLYENRIEEMHRRHIDELQELKQKHNDKVESLLNQLAEVNTRYCEVRPSFDAAEARARELEAELEAVKAELSEQKTLLSEQEERNKQMYLKMYAKGQEAARIEQADQIIQHQTSPKVTVAELLQQLTITQAELENIKAMYRRIIEARNNQGALDPEITLQFLKSAIYYFLTDKENHHRHLTAIESILGFTETEKHNIDKMYRSTRK